The genome window TGTATAAAAATTATCGCTGTATTTTGCAAACGGCATTAATTTATATTGTGAAGTACCGCTTTCAGTAATAGTTAATAATTCTGCAAAAGCTGCAGCCGCCTTTTTACAATATTCTGCATTATAAGCAGCATTCCCTGTAGATACTTTATTCATCAACGGACTTCCCGCCCATAAATAATTTTTACCTAAATAGCCAAGAGCCATTATTTTATTGATACGAAGCTCATTCTTTCCTAATGTTCTTTTTCCAATAACTGTATTATCCCAATTAACAGGAAGCAAGTCAGCAGCAGCTCTGAAATCGGCAGCAGCTTTGTCAGCACACGCTTGGTAGCTAAGTCTTGGCAGTTTAAGCGGCTGATCACTAGGAAGTACTTCGTCAATATAAGGAAGACCTCCAAAATACTGCATAAACTCGAAATGAAACCATCCTCTAAAAAACAGTAACTGTCCTTTGATTAAATCCTTTTCTTCTTGGGTATATTCAGTCATTTTATCAATATTGGCAAGACCAATATTGGCTTTACGGATGCCTGCCCAGCCTAATGTCCACAAATCCTTATGCATACGGTCATTATCTGTGCTGACAGTATTTCTGTTTATCCAGCCAGCCTGCCATCCGTCATATTCTCTTTGCCAGCCCCAAAAATCTCCTTTATCGATTTTACATATAAAGTGGAAATCACGGGCTGTAGACTGAATTTCATCTTCTCCCCAATTCCATGAATTTGTCCAATATCCATTGGTAAAATCAGGAATGCTTTGGTACAATTCTTCAGTAAATCCTTGAAAATTTTCAAAATTTTTGAAAGCCTCTTCAGGAGATATATCTGAATCAGGAGATTTTTCAAGATACTCATTACAGGATCCTGAAAGTAAAAGCAAACTTATAATTAAGCTGTACTTTGATAGTATTTTAATATAATTCTTCATAGTTGTAATTTTAGAATATAATGTTAGCTCCTAAATTGAACCTTTTTACAGTTGGATAAGCACCTTGTGATGCCCAGCCGGTTCCTGCATAATTTGCTTCTCTGTCATCGGGCATATTAGACCATAAAAACAAATTATTTCCATTTAAATAAAATCGTATGCTTTGAAGTCCAGACGATTTAATCCAATTTGTTTTTCCGTCGAAAGTGTAAGCGATTTCAGCATTTTTCAAACGAAGGTAAGATCCGTCATACATGTATCTGCTCCCGTTGTTATACTCACTAGCGGTAGCCAGCCAGCGCGGAACAGGCTGAACTGCATCTGTGTTATCTTTTGACCAGTAGGATCCTTGATCGTACACAACATGATTTTGGCCTGATAAACTGGTAAGAACAACTTGTCTGGTAACATTATTTACACCATAAAACTGCACAAAGGCACTGAAACCTTTCCAGTTAACACCAACTGTATTGTTATAAGTATTTTGCGGTGTTCCTGTATAGCCGAAAGGAATATTATCTTTAGAATCAATAACACCGTCTCCATTATAATCTAGGATATTAAAATTCCCTGGAAGTTTTGCCGCATCATTTGTACTGTGAATTGTACTAGCATATAACTCATCCCAAGTATTGTAGTAACCTTGGCTTACATACGAATGAGCCTGACCAATAGAATATCCTTCGCTTTTTTGGTAATTAGGCAGTAATCCAGGATTATCTGCACTTATTATTTTATTTTTTGTGTGAGTGAAATTAGTGGTCCACCATAAATTCAAACCATTCCCAAAAGTACGATTGAACTTTAATTCTAATTCATAACCTTTATTTTGAACTCGACCTAAATTTGCAACCGGTGCGACAGCTCCATAATAAGAAGGGATTGCCCTGCTGCCTCCTGCTAATAAAATATCAGTTCGGTCTTCTTTATAATAATCAAACGTACCAGTAACAAATCCTTTAAAGAAAGAAAAATCAGCACCTATATCACTTTTCTTTGCTTTTTCCCAGTGCACATCTTCATTACCAACAGTTGCCTGCTTATACCAAGTATAAGGACTTGCCTCTGCTGACTCACCGGTTGTTCCTAAAACAGAATTACCGCCATATGCCCATTGGGATTGATAAAGCCATCTGCCATTAATATTATCATCACCGATCTCTCCATAAGTGGCTCTAATCTTTAATAGATCAAGAAACGAATCAGTACTCTTCATAAAATTTTCTTTCGAAATAATCCAGCTTAGACCGCCAGAAGAGAAAAATGCAAAACGATTATTCTCGTTGAACTTTTCAGATCCATTGTAAGCTCCATTATATTCAATAAAATATTTATCGGCATAATTATAAGTAGTACGGAATACCCAGTCCTCTCTATAATGAGGAATCTCGCTTCCCGACGCATACTGATCCCTGCTAAAAAGCCCCAAAGCGGTTATATGATGATTATCAGCAATCTTTGCCTGATAATTTAACTGTAATTGATAAAAAAGTTTACGATAAGTATTCCAATCTCTCACTGAACCTCCAGTGGTACTCCATTTAACGCCTTCTTGAAAATCAAACCTGTTATTAGAATCATAAGCTTTTTTGAAAAGTACTACGCCGGTAACTGGATCTATATACTTTTCCTGTGCATCATTATACAAATCACTTATTCCTCTGTCTCCTTCTACAAATGAATTATCTAGGGCGACCATTCCTTTAAAACTTAACCCTTTTACCCATTTGTCAAAACTTTGTTCGAGTGTAAAATCTGTGTTTAATCTTGTTGTAGTCACATATTGAACACCGCTTCTCGCTAGATTCGCTACAGAATTTGATGCTTTTCCTTGATTTGGAGCATAATACCCCCAAGAACCATCCTCATAATATGGCAGGAAAACATCTGGAGCTGTTGAATATGCAGCATCCCACATGGTATATTCGCCTCCTGATGCACCCCAAGGACTTTTCTTGATACCGCGGGAACCAGCAAGACCAACTTTAAACACTGTACTAGAAGTAATTTGAAAATCTAAATTACTTCTAACATTCAGACGGTTATAACCATATCCGGGATCATACCCCCTATTATTATTATATTTTTTAAACATATCGCCTTCTCTTAAAAAATCTGCTGATGCGAAATATTTAACAGATTTAGTACCGCCGCTTACATTTAAACTTGCATTATAAGACATCGCATAGTCCTTAAATAAAGCATCCTGCCAGTCTACATTAGGATAGCGCTCAGATTCTGCTACATTTGCTGGATATCTATACTTATTAATAATAGCCTGAGGAACGTAATCAGCCCAGCTTGATGGACTCAATGCCAGCTCGTTTTCGATGACACTGTTTTTAACCATTAACCCGTCATAAGAATCCAGCTTAGCAGGTAATTTAGAAAGAGTTTTCACGGTCGTATTAAAAGTAGTTCTTATTAATGCTTTACCAGACTGGCCTCTCTTGGTAGTAATAAGTATTACTCCATTTGCACCTCTAACCCCATAAACCGCAGTCGCTGATGCATCTTTTAATACCGAAACAGATTCTACCGAAGTAATCTCAACACTATTAATTGGACGTTCTACACCGTCAACAAGAATAAGAGGCTGTGCATTATTCCAGGTACTTGCACCACGTATAAAAAGCTGAGGATCTTCCTCTCCTGGCATACCTGAACTGGCTGATGTTATCAAACCCGGCACATTACCTGTCAATGCAGCACCAATACTTTGAACACCGCCGGCACGTTCCAGAACTTTTCCGGAAACTTGGGTAATTGCTGCTACTAAACTTGCTTTTTTCTGTTTTCCATACCCTACTACAATAACCTCATCTAAGGAAGTTTTCTCAGGTGTCAGTACCACATTGATTTCTTTATTATTCTCAACTGATCTTTCAACCGTTTTAAATCCTACAAAACTGAATACCAAAACAGCATCAGACGGCACATTAATGGTATATCTTCCATCGAAATCTGTGGAAACACTCAAATTTTTTTCGCCTTTTACTGAAACTGTAGTCCCTGGAACACCTTTGCCGTCTTCTGACGACGTTACCTTTCCTGTAACTGTAATTTGCTGCTTAATGTTACTGTTTACAACATATCTTGAACCAGAGAAGTCCTTCTCTGCAGCTGATAATTGGGTGATAAACAAAAACTGAAACAAAACTCCTAAAGGCAGATACATAGCTCCGTTTAGAATTTTAGATAATTTTATTTTCATGTTATTTAAATATTTTTGAACTTGATCCATACTTTATACTGTTATCAATACTGCTGATAAACAGATACAGACTTGATTAAATTAATTTTATATTTTTAGCCGGAAATTGATAATATTCTTATTTTAATTCAGGCTGTTATTTATAATCCCATATTCAAATTATCAATGCTTAAGCGAGATCATTTGGATTTGTGGATTATAAATGGTCTTGACAAAGCTCTCTGCATCCAGACTCAAGCTGCTACTCAAAAATTTTTTGAATCGTTTTTGTGTTTTACTGTTTTTACATTCCTCATAAGGTTTGAGGATTAAAGGCTGGCAAAAAAAAGCAGACCTTAAAAAAGTTTTTCGAAAAAATAAAATTTTGGTCATAATGGTTAATAAATTCTTGGTTGTTTGTTTGGTTGTTTTTTTCATTAAATGCAATTTGTTTACTAATGTTTTTATCAAAAATCAAATATTTAAAACTGCTGCCTATTTCTGTCTTGGAGACCAATGCTGTTTCTCATTTAAAAAATATTGCTTTAATAAATTTTGAAAAGAAACAGAAACACCAAATCATGTGATACGAACAATTTCAGGTTTTAAGAACATAATTATTGATATTAAAAATAAAACCTGTTTTTTTTTTATAATCAATAAAAAATTAGATGATTCAAAAGTATTTATTAAAAACAGAGGCAGACTATTCGTTTGTTACAGATACTTTACACTACGTTACATATGAAAATAAAATGTAACAAACTGCAGAAAACTGTCCCGCATTAATGAGTTTTACAAGACTAAGCTTATGTTTTATAAATAAGAGGAGAGAAAGACAGATTGCGGTTATTTCTTAAAGAAGCTGTCTAATTTATAAAGACAATATCATTTCAAATTGACAGATGAATCAAAATATACCTTCTTTATTTGAAAATACTATTTTCCAAATAATTTTTCGTTTTGATAAAACCAAAATCTATTCCTATACGGAAGCTAAAATGCTAAGAAAAATTTACTAATGTAAAACCTATTGATAAAGGAAAAACTAAAAACCGTACACTATTACTGAAAGTAAAATATAAATTATTCCGATAAAAAAAGAGTATTTACTTACTTTTATACGCTAAGCAAAGCTTTTTAACATAAAAAAAAGAAGGCCGTATCAGGCCTTCCTCCATTCAAATAATCACTCTAAACATTAAATTTCTCCTCTGGAAAGGATCCCAGGGTGAAGTTTATACTCAAACTTAGCATCAATTCTCCCCCCAGCCGTATCGTATACGGAATACACCGGAACTATTAACAGTGTTAATAGAAATATTCGTACCGCTGCCTCCTCTGTTAAATACACTATAAGAGTCACCATCTCTTAGACCTGGCCAGTAAACGCTGGCAATCTTATCAGTCCTGCATACATCACTGGTTGCAACTATATAGGCAATTTCATTATCGGTCTGATTTCCATTTTGGTAATCTTTACCAGAGTTCATTGTAGCACCAAATTCAGTAATAACCGTGCGGCTGCCATAACTCCCTATCCGGCTACGCCAGTCAGCCCTCCATTGAGTAACAGATCTTGTAGCCCAAAAGGCATAATTGTGTAATCCAAGTAAACAGCCGTTGAAACGGCTGTCAGCCCCCACTCCAGTAACATTCTCAGAATATCCTATACCATCCAGAACTATTCTTGCTTTTGGAACATTTGGATAATTGGAAAGAAATTGGGCATAAATACCAGTTAATTGAGCCAAAGTATACCCATGAGGCTCATTAAAAGGCTCAAAATATACATTACTATTACTTTGATATTTAGTTATTACCGTATTCCACATGCTCCAAAAGGCTGTCGTATTATCAATAATACCGTCTTTAGACGAAGATGATTCCCAGCAGGCAATAATAACTTTCCAGCCTTTGCTTGTCGCTTTATCGATTACCCCTTGATAACTAGCCCACCAGCTCTCAGCAACCGAAGGAGGATTAATCGGGATGCGGATTGTATTAACACCGCTTATTTTACTTGTAAAACCATTCAAAACAGCATCGGTTTTAGCGACAACTGTTGCATAACTGTCTCCTGCTTCAAGCCCCGAAATAATCACCCAGCCGTCTACAAAATTATCTCTTCCGTCAGCCCAGTTTAATCCGGCAATGGATGCGGCTCCAACTTTAGCAGTCAAAGAACTGCTTTTTATCACCGTATTTTCAGTTGCAGGAGCAGCTGTTGCGCTTGTCTGATTAACTTCCGCAACCTCATCTTTTGAACAGGCACATAAAATAATGCCCAGCATAAGTACATACTTTTTTTTCATTTACATAAAATGTTTAAATTGTTAAATTAATTTTCTAGTATTCAGTTCAAACCACTATATCAGTACCAATCTTTTTTTACGGTATTTGAATAATAGTTTAAATAATGCATTAAGTATCCAGACTCTTTTTATTTGAAATTTCTTTTCTTGAAATCAGCAAAAAAAATCTTTATAACAGTGCACTGCAGTAATTAATCATAAGGTCGGTTCATGGTCTTTTAATTGGTTTCGTTAATAAATAGTAATAGTATAAGCTGTAGTCACACAACTAAAACTTCAATTACAAAGTAAAGTATTACATAAACCGATCAGCAGGGACAAATT of Flavobacterium marginilacus contains these proteins:
- a CDS encoding cellulase family glycosylhydrolase, coding for MKKKYVLMLGIILCACSKDEVAEVNQTSATAAPATENTVIKSSSLTAKVGAASIAGLNWADGRDNFVDGWVIISGLEAGDSYATVVAKTDAVLNGFTSKISGVNTIRIPINPPSVAESWWASYQGVIDKATSKGWKVIIACWESSSSKDGIIDNTTAFWSMWNTVITKYQSNSNVYFEPFNEPHGYTLAQLTGIYAQFLSNYPNVPKARIVLDGIGYSENVTGVGADSRFNGCLLGLHNYAFWATRSVTQWRADWRSRIGSYGSRTVITEFGATMNSGKDYQNGNQTDNEIAYIVATSDVCRTDKIASVYWPGLRDGDSYSVFNRGGSGTNISINTVNSSGVFRIRYGWGEN
- a CDS encoding SusC/RagA family TonB-linked outer membrane protein, whose amino-acid sequence is MKIKLSKILNGAMYLPLGVLFQFLFITQLSAAEKDFSGSRYVVNSNIKQQITVTGKVTSSEDGKGVPGTTVSVKGEKNLSVSTDFDGRYTINVPSDAVLVFSFVGFKTVERSVENNKEINVVLTPEKTSLDEVIVVGYGKQKKASLVAAITQVSGKVLERAGGVQSIGAALTGNVPGLITSASSGMPGEEDPQLFIRGASTWNNAQPLILVDGVERPINSVEITSVESVSVLKDASATAVYGVRGANGVILITTKRGQSGKALIRTTFNTTVKTLSKLPAKLDSYDGLMVKNSVIENELALSPSSWADYVPQAIINKYRYPANVAESERYPNVDWQDALFKDYAMSYNASLNVSGGTKSVKYFASADFLREGDMFKKYNNNRGYDPGYGYNRLNVRSNLDFQITSSTVFKVGLAGSRGIKKSPWGASGGEYTMWDAAYSTAPDVFLPYYEDGSWGYYAPNQGKASNSVANLARSGVQYVTTTRLNTDFTLEQSFDKWVKGLSFKGMVALDNSFVEGDRGISDLYNDAQEKYIDPVTGVVLFKKAYDSNNRFDFQEGVKWSTTGGSVRDWNTYRKLFYQLQLNYQAKIADNHHITALGLFSRDQYASGSEIPHYREDWVFRTTYNYADKYFIEYNGAYNGSEKFNENNRFAFFSSGGLSWIISKENFMKSTDSFLDLLKIRATYGEIGDDNINGRWLYQSQWAYGGNSVLGTTGESAEASPYTWYKQATVGNEDVHWEKAKKSDIGADFSFFKGFVTGTFDYYKEDRTDILLAGGSRAIPSYYGAVAPVANLGRVQNKGYELELKFNRTFGNGLNLWWTTNFTHTKNKIISADNPGLLPNYQKSEGYSIGQAHSYVSQGYYNTWDELYASTIHSTNDAAKLPGNFNILDYNGDGVIDSKDNIPFGYTGTPQNTYNNTVGVNWKGFSAFVQFYGVNNVTRQVVLTSLSGQNHVVYDQGSYWSKDNTDAVQPVPRWLATASEYNNGSRYMYDGSYLRLKNAEIAYTFDGKTNWIKSSGLQSIRFYLNGNNLFLWSNMPDDREANYAGTGWASQGAYPTVKRFNLGANIIF